In the Sandaracinus amylolyticus genome, CGTGCTCGAGGACAACCTCCGCTGTCCGAGCGGCGTGAGCTACGTGCTCGAGAACCGCGCGCTCATGAAGCGCGTGTTCCCCCAGGTGTTCGAGGCCTCGCGGGTGCGTCCGGTCGACGAGTACCCGGGCCGATTGCGCGCGACGCTCGAGGCGATGTCGCCCCACGACGATCGGAACGTCGTGCTGCTGACGCCGGGCATCCACAACAGCGCGTACTTCGAGCACTCGTTCCTCGCGCAGCAGATGGGCGTGCCGCTGGTGCAGGGGAGCGATCTCGTGGTCGACGCCGACCGCGTGTACATGCGGACCACGCGCGGGTTCTCGCGGGTCGACGTGGTGTATCGACGCATCGACGACACGTTCCTCGACCCGCAGGCGTTCCGTCCCGACTCGCTGCTCGGGGTGCCGGGGATCGTGGGCGCGTGGGCGAAGGGCAACGTCGCGCTGTGCAACGCGCCGGGCACGGGGATCGCGGACGACAAGGTCGTCTACGCGTACGTGCCGAAGATCATCCGTTATTACCTGGGCGAAGACGCGATCCTGCCGAACGTGCCGACCTGGGTGTGCCGCGAGCCCGATCAGTGCGCGTACGTGCTCGAGCACCTCGACGAGCTCGTGGTGAAGGCCGCGAACGAGTCGGGCGGGTACGGGATGTTGATCGGTCCCGCGTCGACCGCGGAGGAGCGCGCGAAGTTCGCGGAGCGCATCCGCGCCGAGCCGCGCAACTACATCGCGCAGCCGACGCTCGCGCTCTCGCGCGCGCCGACGTTGGTGCACGACGAGGGCGGCACGCGGATCGAAGGGCGTCACGTCGATCTGCGGCCGTACATCCTGTTCGGCGAGGACGTGTACGTGCTGCCCGGTGGGCTCACGCGCGTGGCGCTGCGGCGGGGATCGCTCGTGGTGAACAGCTCGCAGGGCGGGGGCAGCAAGGACACCTGGGTGCTCGCGGAGTAGGCCTCACTCAGCGCGCACGTTGATGACGCGGGCGAGGATCGCCTCGGTCATCTCGAACGGGAGCGCGCTGCGCGCGAGCAATCGCGCGCGCACCCCGGGGCCGAGCGCGTAGCGAAGGCGCGGGCGGGGATCGACGAGCATCCTCACCACGAGGTCCGCGACCTCCTGGGGATCGCCCATGCGGCGCTCGGCGCTCGCGAGCATCGACTCCATGCGCTTCAAGAACGCGTCGTAGGGGCCGGGCTCGCTCGCCGCGCGCGCGGTCCATCGATTGCGCCCGAAGATGTCCGTTTGGTACGGACCAGGCTCGACGAGCACGACGCGCACCCCGAACGGGCGCATCTCGTGGCGCAGTGCTTCGGTCATGCCCTCGAGCGCGAACTTCGACGCGGCGTACGCGCCGAGCCCGGGCAGCGCTTGTCGTCCCGCCATCGAGGAGACGTTGATCACGATGCCCTTCGACGCGCGGAGGTGGGGCAGCGCGAGGCGCGTGAGCGCGTGCGGCGCGACGACGTTCACCTCGAAGAGGCGCTGGAGCTCGTCGGTCGCGACCTGCTCCTGGAACCCCGCGAGCCCGACACCCGCGTTGTTCACCAGCGCGTCGAGGCGGCCCTGCTCGCGCACGATGCGTGCGATCGCGGACTCGCGCTGCGCGGCGTCGGTGACGTCGAGCGCAATCGGGATCACCGAGAGACCGCGCGCAGCCTCGGTGAGCTCGGGCGACGCGGATGGATCGCGCACGCCAGCATAGACGGTGTGACCGGCGCGCGCGGCGCCGATCGCGATGAGCTTGCCGAACCCGCTGCGGCAACCGGTGACGAGGACGATCATCGCGCGCGATGATGCCCGATCACGCGCGCTCGAGGAGCACGCGCCACGACGCGACGTCGTTGGCGAGGCCGAGCGGGCGCAGCGCGACGTCGACGTCGCCGAGCTTCCGCGACCACATCTCGGGGTTGTCGTAGAGCGCGTCGAGCAGCGCGAGCGCGGCGCGCGGGAGATCGGCGCGCCTCGTGCGCGGGGTGATCACGGTGCCCTCGAGCGCGCGCTCGAGAGGGCGCAGCGCGTCCTGCTCGAACGTCGACTGCGAGGTGTCGCGGCGCGCGACGTCGACGAGCACCGGCAGCGCGCGCTCGAACCCCGCGTCCGAGACGCGATCGCCCGCGAGCACTGCGATCAGGAAGAAGCGGAAGTGCCCGGATCGCCAGGGGAACGGATGAGGGAACCACGCGTCGTGCTCGGCGCGGCGGCGCAGCGCCTCGATCAGCACGTCGGTCGCGCGCTCGTCGTGGGGCGAGACGCGCAGCACGCCGATCGCCGAGGCGACGCGGGCCGGCCAGGGCGCGCGGTCGAGCGCAGCGCGCAGCGCGGGGAGGAGCTCGGGCACCCGCTTGGCGAGATGGCCGAGCGCGGACGCGAAGCCGGCGTGGGCCTTCTCGGTCGCGGGCTTTCGTGCGCGCGCCGCGATCGCGAGCGCGAAGTCTCGCGCGGTCGCATCGAGATCGGTGCCCTCGGGCGCGTCGTCGCCGGCCGCGTCGATCAGCGCCACGAGCGCGGAAGGAACGTTCACGAGCAGCGCCTCGTCGCCTTCGACGTCGAGCAGCTCGAGCAGCGCGTCGCGCGCGCTCCACGTCGCGCGTCGGGTCGCGCGCACCCACGCGAGCTCGCGGCGATGCTGCGCCTCGAGCTTCGGGCGCTCGGCGTCGCTCGCCCAGAGGAGCGCGCCCGAGCCCTCGGTCATCGTGGTCGCGTACGCGAGCTGCGCGATCATCGCGACGAGGTGTCCGCGATCGTCGGGCGGTGCGACGCGCAGCGCACGCGCGAGGATCGGTGCGACCTGCGGCGTCGCCTCCACGATGCTGCCTTGGTGCTGGATGCGCTCGGCGAGGGCGCGTCGCGCCTCGGTGCGCTCCGATGCGCGGGGCGCGCTCAGCATCGCGCGGGTCAGCGCGGGCACGTCCTCCGCGCTGCCACGGCAGTGCTGGAGCGAGCTCCAGGACACACGCGCGAGAGCGCTCTCGATGTCGGCGTCGATGGCCATGCCGCGCAGTCTATGGTGGGATCCGGCGCATGTCGGACATCATGCGAACGTCGCCCGCCGCGCTGCGCAATCGCGCGCCGATCCTGGAGGTGCTGCGGCGGGTGCTGCCGGATCGCGGGACGGTGCTGACGATCGCGGAGGGCACGGGCGAGCACGTGACGTTCTTCGCGCCGGCGCTGCCGGAGCTGGCGTGGCAGCCCAGCGATCGTGATCCCGATGCGCTCGCGAGCATCGCGGCGCACCTCGCAGCGGCACCGCAGCCGCACGTGCGGGCGCCGATCGCGCTCGACGTGTGTGGCGAGGCGTGGCCGATCGCGCGCGCCGACGCGATCGTGTGCATCAACATGATCCACGCGTCGCCGTGGGCGTCGACGCCGGGGCTGATGCGCGGTGCGTCGCGCGTGCTCGATCGCGAGGGCGCGCCGCTCGTGCTCTACGGCGCGTATCGCATCGGAGGAGCGCACACCGCGCCGAGCAACGAGGAGTTCGACGCGTGGCTCAAGACGCGTGATCCGCGGTGGGGCGTGCGCGACCTCGAGCAGGTGGAGGAGCTCGCGGCCCAGCACGAACTGGTGCTCGAGGAGCGGATCGCGATGCCGGCGAACAACTTCGTGCTCGTGTTTCGCCGGAGATTCCGCGGGTGAGCCGGGTGAAGGCGCGTCCGACGCCGAGCTCGTGGTGCGCGCTCGAGATGGCGCGTGCGCAAAGCGCCCGGGGCGCGCTCGTTTGACGCGTGTCGGAGTCGCGTGTTAGCGGCTCGCCCGCATGCATCGCAACGTCGGCGCGGTCCTTCTCTGTGCTCTCCTGGCCCTCGGCTGCGGTGGTGCGCAGAGCGCTCCATCGGGCACCACGCCGTCCGCGCTGAACCTGCCCGAGAGCGCGTGGGCGCGCGCCGACATCCCGGAGGGCGGCTTCTCGCTCGAGCTGCCCGGGACGCCGGCGCGTCAGGTGTCGACGCGCGAAGACGGCGAGACCGTGCAGTACGTGATCGCGCGCGAGCCGCTCGCCGTGGTGGTGTCGATCGAGCAGCTCGCCGGCGTCGTCACGCCCGCGCTCGAGCCGACGTCGCTCGACCGGGTGGGCGCGCTGATGGTCGAGCGCTCGCGCGATCCCCAGCGCGCGTGCACGCCGCGCCCGGTGCGCACGATCAGCCACGAGGGCCACGCCGGGCGGCTCTTCGTGGGCGCCGACTGCCACGCGCTGGGCGACGGCGCGATGGGCGCCGCGGTGTTCCTGCACGGGCGCGCGGTGGTGAGCCTGGTCGTGGTCGGCGCGGGGCTCCCCGAGGCGCAGGTCGAGGGGCTCGCGGCGCGCGTCGTCGACAGCATCGTGTTCGGCCCTGCGCCTTCGTGGTTCCTCCCGGTCGATGCGCGCGTCGAGGTCGCGCTGGTGCCCGGGCTCGCGTTCTCGATGCCCGGCGAGCCCTCGCTCGAGACGCTCCAGGAGGAGCACGGCACGACGGCGCGCTACGTGTCCGAGCCGATCGCCGGGCTCGGGACGCTCGTGCTCGTCACGCGCCCCGCGGCATTCCCGCTCGCGCAGTACTGCAACGTGCTGCAGACCGGTGGCGGGCTGACGATGACCGAGCGCCGCGACGACGTGCTGCCCGGCTCGGGCGCCGCGTACTGCGAGGTCCGCGGCCGGCGCGAGGCCGACCCGAACGTGATCGAGATCCACGACGTGCTCCTCGCGGGCGGCGCGGTGATCGAGATCATCTGGGTGGGCCCCTTCACGCCGGCGTTCGTCGCGGGCGGCGATGCGCAGATGCAGGCGATGCGCGCGTCGCTGCAGCTCCCGCGGTGAGTCCTCGCCGGGAGTGCTCGTCCCGCAGGTCCCGGACGGAAGCGCGCGAAGCGCGCGCACGGTAGGGACCGGCGGGCGAGCCGATCTCGACGGTCTTCGACCTACGGCGCTCCGAGCCGCGCGGCGAGCTCGCGCAGCGCGATCACCGGGATGCACGATGCGTCGACGATCTCGCGCATCCACGGATCGGCGCCCTCGATCGTGATCGCGAGCCGCTCGAGCCCGGTGCGCACCGCGGCGCGCGCGTCGTCGTCGCGTCCCATCGCGAGCAGCACCTCGGCGCGCGTGAGGTGGATCCACTCCCAGCCCCACACCGCCGTCACCGCGCTCGCCTCGCGCGCCGCGTCCTCGAGCCGCGCCAGCGCGGTCTCGAGCGCCCCGCGTCGCAGCGCGATGCGCGCCTCGATCACGCTCGGCCGGAAGCGCGCGGTCACGAACGGGGCGCGCGCGATCTCGGCCTCCGCCTCGTCGAGCCGATCCGCGAGCACGTGCGCGAAGATCAGCAGGTAACGCGCGGCCTCGGCGCGCGAGAGATCGTCTCGTCGCGCGTGCAGCTCGAGCTCGGGCGCACGGCCGTCGAGCAGGAGACGCACGCTCGCGCGCCAGAGATCGAGCCACGCGAGCGCGATCGGCATCGCCGTGTGCGCCTGCGCCTCGACGAGCGCGTCGAGCGCCGCGAGCGCCTCGCGCGAGCGACACGCGCCGACGAACGGCACCGCGTAGCCGTGCCCGAAGATCACCGCGGTGTCGTCGCCCTGTCGCGTCGCGAGCTCGATCGCCTCGAGCGCGAGCGCGCGCGACTCACCGAGCCGTCCGTCGAGGCTGTGCGACATCGCCGCGCGCGCCAGCAGGGTCCACACCGGGTGCGCGTGCTCGCTCTTCGTCGCGCGCTCGAGCAGCGCCCGCGCGACGTCGGTCGCTCCCGCGTGATCGAGCGCGATCAGGATCCCGACGAGCGCGATCCCACCCTGCCGCCCGCTCGGCACCGCGCCCTGCGCGATCCACGCCTGGGTGATCATCGCGACCGTCTGCAGATCACCGGCGACGCCCGCGAGGTACACCGCGCTGCCCACCGCGAGCGACGCGATCGGGTGCGAGAGCGGAAGGATCGACACCGCACGACGCGCGTGCTCGAGCCCGCGATCGAGCTCGGCACGCCACAGGCACGACACCGCGGTCCACGCCTCGTACGCGCCGCGCTCCTCGTCCGACGTCGCACGCGCGAGGCCCCGCGCCGCGAGCTCGAACGTCTCGCGATCGGCGCCCGCGTCCCACGCGCGCGCCGTCGCACGCAGGAGCCAGTGCGCCTCGCGCTCCGGGTCCTTCGCGCGCTCGACGTGCGCGAGCATCTCGCGCGGATCGGGATCGCCCCGGCCCTCGAGCCAGTCCGCGGCGCGCACGTGCGCGGTCGGCGCGTCGTCCGGCGAGATGGTCGCGTATGCCGCCTCGCGCACCAGCGCGTGCGAGAACGCCCAGCCCTCGTCGGTGCGCTCGACCATCCCGCGCGCTGCGATCGCCTGCAGCGTGCGCTCGACCACGCTCACGCTCTCGCCCGCGATCGCCGCGACGCCCTCGGCGAGGAAACGATCCCCGAGCACGCTCGCCGCGCGCAGCACCCGCCGTCGGTCGGCCGAGAGGTCGTCGAGCCGCGCGTGCAGCACCGCGGCGATCGTGGGCGGCAACGTCTTACGCCTGGACGACACCGCGTCCGATGCGGCGCGACGCTCGCGCACGAAGCGCGCGAGCTCCTCGAGGAAGAGCGGATTGCCCCCCGCGCGCTCCACGATGCGCGCGATGGTCTCGCTCGACGTGTCGAGCCCGAGCGCCGCGCGGACGAGGCGCTCCGACGCGCGCGCGCCGAGCTCGCCGAGCGTGAGGTGCGTGGTGTGCGGCCACGGCGTGCGCAGGTGGTCGCGCACCTCGGGCCGCGCGAGCGCGACGACGAGCAGCGGGCACATCCCGCGCACCCGCAGCGCGTCCCCGAGGTGCCCCAGCGTGACCTCGTCCGCCCAGTGCAGGTCCTCGATCACCAGCACCACCGGCGCGCGCGCGCACTCCGCGGCGAGCCACTCGCGCACGCTCCTCCGCGTCCATCGCGACGTGAGCTCCGCGTCGCCGCGCGCCGCGGCGAGCACGATGCCGGGCTCGCTCGGCGGCGCCCCGATCAGATCGCACAGCAGATCCGCGACGCGCTCGCGATCGTCGAGCGGCAGCGAGCGCAGGTACACGCGGAGCCGCTCGCCGTCGCGCGGATCGACACGCGCGCCCGGCGCGTGGGGAGGCAGTCCCGCCGCGGCCCGCACCAGTGCGCGCGTCGTCGCGTTCACCGATCGCGCGCTCGTCACCTCGGCGCTCGCCTCGATCACGCGCACGTCGCCCCGCGCGCGCATCCGCGCCGAGAGCTCGCGCCCGAGCCGCGACTTGCCCACCCCCGGCGCCGCGGTGACCAGCACACCGCGCGGCGCGCCCTCCTCGATCACCTCGGCCAGCATCGCCTCGATCGCCGCGAGCTCCTTGTCGCGACCGACGAAGGGCGTCGCCTCGGTGCGCGCCCTCGCGCGCCCGAGCACCTGCCCCTCGACCTCGAAGCGCGCGCCCAGCAGCTCGACGAGCGTCTCGTCGAGCGCGATCGTCCCGGGCTTCGCATCGCGCGCGAGCCGCGTCGCGCGCGCCAGGACCTCGCCCGCCGGAACCCCCGCGCTGGTCGCCGCGAGCCCGGCCGCCATCGCCGCGCGCAGCGAGGGCCGCGACGCGATCAGCTCCGCGAGCACCGACGCCGCGAGCTCCGCCTGATCGGCGACGGTGCCGCGCGTCTCGACCACCACGAGCGCGCTCGTCGGTCCGATCGGCACCAGGTCCGCGCCCAGCTCGCGCAGCTGCGCCGCGGTGTCGCGCAGCGACACGTCGAGCGCGACCTCGTCGAGCGTCACGCCCTCGCGCAGCACCGACGACGACGCGAGCTCGACCCACGCCGCGAGCGAGAAGCGCTGCTCGTTGCGCGACAGCGGAGGACGCGCGCGTGGCTGGCTCGTCGCGAGCAGCGCGTCGAGCGGTCCGATCTCGTCGAGGGCACGCAGCACCGCGGTGCCGTCGGCGGGACGATCCTCGGGCGCACCTGCCAGCATCGACGCGACGAGATCGTCGAGCGCGTCGGGCACCTCGGGGCGCGCGCTGCGCAGCCGGCGCGGCGTCTCCGCGAGCATGCGCGCGAGCATCGCGATCGCGTTCTCCGCGGCGTAGAGCGGCTCGCCGCTCGCGCACTCGAAGAGCACGCAGCCGAGCGAGAACACGTCGGCGCGCGCGTCGACGCGCGACTCGGAGCGCGCCTGCTCCGGCGACAGATAGCCGATCGTGCCGAGGATCAGGTTCGTCGCGGTGACGAGCGGCGCGTCGCGCTCGCGCGCGATGCCGAGATCGAGCAGCACCGCGTCCTCGGCGCGGCCGTGCGGCAGCATCACGTTCGCCGGCTTCACGTCGCGGTGCACCGCGCCCGCCGCGTGCAGCGCCGCGAGCGCCGACGCGATGCGACGCGCGACGTGCAGCGTCTCGCCGAGCGAGAGCGGCGCACGCGCGAGCCGTGCCGCGAGCGACTCGCCCTCGACCCACGTCATCGCGAGGTAGGGCCGGCCCTCGTCGAGACCGTGCGCGACGTGCGCGACGAGCGCCGGATGCCGCACGCGCTCCAGCAGCCGCGCCTCGCGCTCGAAGCGCGCGTGCTCGCGCTCGGTGCCGCGCAGGCGCTTCAGCGCGACGAGCTCGCCGGTCGCGTGGTCGAGGGCCTTCCACACCTCGCCCATGCCGCCCTCGCCGGCGCGCTCGATCAGCTCGAACCGCTCCGCGAACCGTCGCGCCATCCCGCGCTCAGGGTTGCACGACGGGATGCGCGCCGGAAGCGAAACTCGCGGATGATTTCAGCCAGGCTGTCGACCCACGGTCAACTGACTTCCGCGCTGTCGGATGCGCCGGTATCCGAACGCGTGGAACACGTCGAGCGGGTACGCGCGCGCCACGCGGGTGTCGACGATCAGTCGGTCGCGATGCGCGGGATCGCGCCGCACGCCGGGCAGGAGCGGCAGTGCGCGATCGAGATGCGCGCGACGCAGCAGCTCGCTCGCGACGAGCCGCGCCTCGCTCACCTCGCGTCCCCAGAAGAACCCGTCGTCGCCGAGCCCTTGATAGAGCGGGAGGATCACCAGCCCGTCCGAGCGCGCCCGGATCTCGCCGCGTCGATCGCGCGCGAGCAGCTGTCCGCGCCGCACGCGCTCGAGGTTCGCGAAGCCGGGCGTCATCACGAACTCGTCGGCGGGCGTGATCGCGTGGCGCTCGATCACCTCCATCACGCGCGGCAGGTGCCCGCGGCGCGAGTGGAGCAGCGCGTGGCTGCGCTCGCGCTCGCGCGCGAAGTCACGTGCGTCGATCAGCCGCGCGGTCTCGAGCGCGACCCAGATCGCCGCCTCGAGGTTGTCGATCGACGCCGGGTCGTCGTGCTGACCGCCCTCGATCGTCAGCGTGATGCAGCCGTGGTGCGTGAAGTACTCGCTCATCACGCCGTCGACCTGCTCCTCGAGCCCGAGGATGATCGGCAGCGGGAACGCGCGCGCGAACGCGCGCTGGGGGAGCGTGTCGCCGAAGAGCACGAACGGGATGCCCGCCGCGCTCGTCGTGTGCAGATCCATGAAGTAGACGGGGCCGCGCGCGCGCAGGATCGCATCCTCGATCACCTCGAGGAGCTCGCGCTGCTCGAGGTCCTCGGGGTCGTCACCGATGCGATCGGGACGCGCGTGCAGCTCGCGCACCCGCACCGGCGTCCACAGGCGATTGAGATCCTTCGCCTGGAACCGACGCCGCAGGCGCAGCGACGCGAGGTTGCCGGCGAACGCGACGAGCTCGCCCCGCAGCGAGGGCGCGTCGAGCCGCTCCAGCACCCGATGGCTCGCGATCGTCCCCGCGGGCTCGTTGCCGTGGATGCCGCCGACGCAGATCAGCGTGGGGCCTGGGTGGTCGCCCCGGACGCGCCCGATCTCGCGCGCCGCGAGCGGAGCCGAGGACGAGTGGGGGCTCGGGGTGTCCATCGAGGTCGAGGCAGCCTACCGGCTCGGGCGCGATCGTCACGTGACCGACGTGACGTGGCCCACCGGGCCAGGAGCCACCGGCTCCTGACCCAGGAGACATCGGCTCCTGGCCCAGGAGCGATCGGCTCCTGACCCAGGAGACATCGACTGCTCCGTTCGGTGACGTCGACGAACATCAACGAATTCCGCAGGTTGCGGTGCGCGAAGGACGTGAATTCGTGGGATGTGCGTCGAGTTTGAACGTCGCGAGGCTTCGTGAGACACCTCCGCGATGCTTCGCCTGGTGATCTCGGGCCTCGTCGCGCTGGTGATCGCGACGTTCGCGACGTCTGCACGCGCGCAGACCCCCTCCGACGAGCAAGCGCGCACGCACTTCGAGTCCGGTCGGCTCTACTTCGAGCGCGGCGAGTACGACGCCGCGCTGCGCGAGTTCGAGGCCGCGTACGAGCTGAGCCATCGCACGCAGCTGCTCTACAACATCTATCTCACGCTCGAGCGGCTCGGACGCCCCGGTGACGCCGCGGATCGCCTCGAGGCGTTCGTGGCTGCGTCGCCCGAGCTCGACGACGAGGCCCGCGCGAACTTCGAGACGCGCATCGCCAACCTGCGAGCGCGCGCGGCGGAGCTCGCACGCGAGGAAGAAGCGCGCGCGGCGCGCGAGCGCGAGGCGACGCCGGTCGCACCGCCGGAAGAAGGCATCGGTACGCTCGGCATGATCGGGATCGGCGGGCTCGCGGCCGGTGGGGCGTCGCTGCTCGCGTTCGCGATCACCGGCGGGCTCGCGGCGGCCGAGGACTCGTCGCTCGCCGACTCGTGCGGCGAGAACGCGGGCCGCACCTGCACCGAGGACGACGTGTCCACGCTGCGCACGCTGACGACGACCGCGGACGTCACGCTCGCGATCGGCCTCGTGCTCGCGGCCGCAGGAGGAACGCTGCTCGCGATCGACCTCGCGACGACCGAGCAGGCACCGGTCGCGATCGCGCCGATGATCGGACCGAGCGTCGCGGGCGTGCAGATCGGAGGTGCGCTGTGAAGCGCGTGGTGATGATGATCGCGCTCGCGGCGCTGCCGGGGTGCGGGCTCTTGTTCAGCGCCGACGATCACGTCGGCGGTGGCGAGATCGATGGTGGTCCTCGTGACGCGGCGATCGACGCGGCGGACGAGCCGCCGACCGATGCGGGCGAAGCGGATGCGGGCAGCGACGCCGGGCCCCCGCCGCCGCCCGAGTGCACCACGTCGGCCGAGTGCGGCGCGCCCGGGCTCGTGCAGTGCG is a window encoding:
- a CDS encoding SDR family oxidoreductase, which gives rise to MIVLVTGCRSGFGKLIAIGAARAGHTVYAGVRDPSASPELTEAARGLSVIPIALDVTDAAQRESAIARIVREQGRLDALVNNAGVGLAGFQEQVATDELQRLFEVNVVAPHALTRLALPHLRASKGIVINVSSMAGRQALPGLGAYAASKFALEGMTEALRHEMRPFGVRVVLVEPGPYQTDIFGRNRWTARAASEPGPYDAFLKRMESMLASAERRMGDPQEVADLVVRMLVDPRPRLRYALGPGVRARLLARSALPFEMTEAILARVINVRAE
- a CDS encoding succinylglutamate desuccinylase/aspartoacylase family protein; translated protein: MDTPSPHSSSAPLAAREIGRVRGDHPGPTLICVGGIHGNEPAGTIASHRVLERLDAPSLRGELVAFAGNLASLRLRRRFQAKDLNRLWTPVRVRELHARPDRIGDDPEDLEQRELLEVIEDAILRARGPVYFMDLHTTSAAGIPFVLFGDTLPQRAFARAFPLPIILGLEEQVDGVMSEYFTHHGCITLTIEGGQHDDPASIDNLEAAIWVALETARLIDARDFARERERSHALLHSRRGHLPRVMEVIERHAITPADEFVMTPGFANLERVRRGQLLARDRRGEIRARSDGLVILPLYQGLGDDGFFWGREVSEARLVASELLRRAHLDRALPLLPGVRRDPAHRDRLIVDTRVARAYPLDVFHAFGYRRIRQRGSQLTVGRQPG
- a CDS encoding DUF938 domain-containing protein gives rise to the protein MRTSPAALRNRAPILEVLRRVLPDRGTVLTIAEGTGEHVTFFAPALPELAWQPSDRDPDALASIAAHLAAAPQPHVRAPIALDVCGEAWPIARADAIVCINMIHASPWASTPGLMRGASRVLDREGAPLVLYGAYRIGGAHTAPSNEEFDAWLKTRDPRWGVRDLEQVEELAAQHELVLEERIAMPANNFVLVFRRRFRG
- a CDS encoding serine/threonine-protein kinase PknK, yielding MARRFAERFELIERAGEGGMGEVWKALDHATGELVALKRLRGTEREHARFEREARLLERVRHPALVAHVAHGLDEGRPYLAMTWVEGESLAARLARAPLSLGETLHVARRIASALAALHAAGAVHRDVKPANVMLPHGRAEDAVLLDLGIARERDAPLVTATNLILGTIGYLSPEQARSESRVDARADVFSLGCVLFECASGEPLYAAENAIAMLARMLAETPRRLRSARPEVPDALDDLVASMLAGAPEDRPADGTAVLRALDEIGPLDALLATSQPRARPPLSRNEQRFSLAAWVELASSSVLREGVTLDEVALDVSLRDTAAQLRELGADLVPIGPTSALVVVETRGTVADQAELAASVLAELIASRPSLRAAMAAGLAATSAGVPAGEVLARATRLARDAKPGTIALDETLVELLGARFEVEGQVLGRARARTEATPFVGRDKELAAIEAMLAEVIEEGAPRGVLVTAAPGVGKSRLGRELSARMRARGDVRVIEASAEVTSARSVNATTRALVRAAAGLPPHAPGARVDPRDGERLRVYLRSLPLDDRERVADLLCDLIGAPPSEPGIVLAAARGDAELTSRWTRRSVREWLAAECARAPVVLVIEDLHWADEVTLGHLGDALRVRGMCPLLVVALARPEVRDHLRTPWPHTTHLTLGELGARASERLVRAALGLDTSSETIARIVERAGGNPLFLEELARFVRERRAASDAVSSRRKTLPPTIAAVLHARLDDLSADRRRVLRAASVLGDRFLAEGVAAIAGESVSVVERTLQAIAARGMVERTDEGWAFSHALVREAAYATISPDDAPTAHVRAADWLEGRGDPDPREMLAHVERAKDPEREAHWLLRATARAWDAGADRETFELAARGLARATSDEERGAYEAWTAVSCLWRAELDRGLEHARRAVSILPLSHPIASLAVGSAVYLAGVAGDLQTVAMITQAWIAQGAVPSGRQGGIALVGILIALDHAGATDVARALLERATKSEHAHPVWTLLARAAMSHSLDGRLGESRALALEAIELATRQGDDTAVIFGHGYAVPFVGACRSREALAALDALVEAQAHTAMPIALAWLDLWRASVRLLLDGRAPELELHARRDDLSRAEAARYLLIFAHVLADRLDEAEAEIARAPFVTARFRPSVIEARIALRRGALETALARLEDAAREASAVTAVWGWEWIHLTRAEVLLAMGRDDDARAAVRTGLERLAITIEGADPWMREIVDASCIPVIALRELAARLGAP
- a CDS encoding circularly permuted type 2 ATP-grasp protein: MDVTDYDLGGFHDEMFTAPGVPRPGCEPFVQRLGQLSVEDIARRERAAEKSMLTLGITFQVYGHEEGTEKIFPFDVVPRIVTADEWDVVERGLAQRIRALNMFVADLYGEQKILADGIVPRDLIESGKGYLPACRGITPPRGTWIHVTGTDLVRDASGAFHVLEDNLRCPSGVSYVLENRALMKRVFPQVFEASRVRPVDEYPGRLRATLEAMSPHDDRNVVLLTPGIHNSAYFEHSFLAQQMGVPLVQGSDLVVDADRVYMRTTRGFSRVDVVYRRIDDTFLDPQAFRPDSLLGVPGIVGAWAKGNVALCNAPGTGIADDKVVYAYVPKIIRYYLGEDAILPNVPTWVCREPDQCAYVLEHLDELVVKAANESGGYGMLIGPASTAEERAKFAERIRAEPRNYIAQPTLALSRAPTLVHDEGGTRIEGRHVDLRPYILFGEDVYVLPGGLTRVALRRGSLVVNSSQGGGSKDTWVLAE